One stretch of Toxoplasma gondii ME49 chromosome XI, whole genome shotgun sequence DNA includes these proteins:
- a CDS encoding hypothetical protein (encoded by transcript TGME49_312830), with amino-acid sequence MEQTARVPLPTEGNASVDPPAEAPGIFALAPFPLFFSRLEATLCNCQDSLRCTGTNRGNLQFEQSTPRASKKTRQNEACSAASPSAASPSVTSSWRRGEFQAGSTTALPSESAASSTDGQASPLQARGSRNIPQETGRATEVAESGSLVSLFCCTRWKHFSHRKRTEDGRGQRPDGSLSETVVSGENRREPRRSAATGSGVVCGLLAFDGCEFLEGRLLYRHLNPHLSWNAETWERLFYALTNPTWSVGDSGVPTSAGPLSPVSVSRPRTSTPVASPSVHSDVTLSSSPSDRASSVRLLLHPVEPGASDEDVSERLSAERRRSRRPTAGGGDWRNRGEQNELDSATSLSVSSLRHPQSCTPGNALSPVRTPNRLPSASSSVFTTSSPTGFSVSSLAALSREREFTTAPADPASEAVSQADSRRPARGVRTPQTYALSLVMGLSDASEVYVHLTAPIRLHALPAATGTTKLFTASLLLQQLQLQEQKRLFDSSHKCAAALDACTAELAEAAATRERQQRRLLRGMCLLLNSKKKRLRELERELEDQMKMHASSGHPAASAASSGLNKDAKETPLHREASSKEGCDDETDREEGAEVASSKNGRIRGEAGFHLASSQVEPSGLKLSGRADGRQERWGGPERRPPSLSGETTSRQVLPERSEENPTTDAGPPGAESHGEDSERETVAEEDEVDECLRWVAREVGWRPKKRKLVNMKKHEDREEQGSAEGREENATRVAEETHGQPVPNGDSESGSSQQSTETGPGLEGRRDAPSRSGVRALDVSTSSPISVLSSEASSSPSRAAPPARSLQSEGMLEVRDKDKFAAAFALIDVKKEPASESEDVQLAEAGEEEDPPGVRASRAPTRQLRSRRRERRRVEESEGEASGGEKEDQPREAGLPPQSGARKRLRLRRRHSANAWREARLPSFASPGGLDGSRRNSRESENATAGPPEESDSLEETQCLGETLEGNLTDGNSHDSETKKGGRRPRRRRG; translated from the coding sequence ATGGAGCAAACCGCGCGGGTTCCTCTTCCGACGGAAGGGAATGCGAGCGTTGACCCGCCTGCTGAGGCTCCTGGAATTTTCGCGCTGGCTCCCTTTccgctgtttttctctcgcctcgaaGCGACGCTGTGCAACTGCCAAGACTCTCTGAGGTGCACAGGAACGAACAGAGGAAACCTTCAATTCGAGCAATCTACTCCTCGCGcgtcgaagaaaacgcgacagaaTGAAGCCTGCTCTGCCGCCTCGCCGTCGgccgcttcgccttcggTAACTTCCTCATGGCGCCGAGGAGAGTTTCAAGCAGGTTCCACGACTGCCTTGCCCTCAGAGAGCGCAGCGAGCAGCACAGACGGACAAGCGTCTCCCCTGCAAGCTCGCGGATCCCGGAACATACCTCAAGAGACAGGGCGAGCGACAGAAGTTGCGGAGTCCGGCTCCCTCGTGTCGCTCTTCTGTTGCACTCGGTGGAAGCACTTCAGCCACAGAAAGCGGACAGAAGACGGCAGAGGGCAGCGGCCAGACGGAAGTCTTTCGGAGACTGTGGTGtctggagaaaacagaagagagccGCGGAGAAGCGCCGCGACGGGAAGCGGCGTGGTGTGTGGCCTGTTGGCTTTCGATGGCTGCGAGTTCCTCGAGGGCCGTctgctgtacagacacctgaaTCCACATCTGTCTTGGAACGCTGAAACATGGGAGAGGCTCTTTTATGCTCTCACGAATCCAACATGGTCCGTCGGCGACAGCGGCGTCCCCACATCGGCAGgtcctttgtctcctgtctcggtCTCTCGACCCCGCACATCGACGCCCGTTGCTTCGCCTTCAGTCCACTCTGACGTGACTCTCTCAAGCTCGCCTTCGGATCGAGCGTCGAGCGttcggctgctgctgcaccCGGTGGAACCTGGGGCGTCTGACGAGGATGTCTCTGAAAGGTTGTCTGCCGAGAGGCGAAGATCGCGGAGACCCACAGCAGGCGGCGGAGACTGGCGAAACAGGGGAGAGCAGAACGAGCTGGACTCCGCAACATCCCtgagtgtctcttctctccgtcatCCTCAGTCGTGCACCCCCGGCAATGCGCTGTCACCTGTCAGGACTCCCAACCGTCTTCCCtcagcctcttcttccgttttcaCAACTTCCTCTCCGACTGGGTTCTCCGTGTCTTCCCTCGCTGCACTTTCACGCGAACGTGAGTTTACAACCGCGCCTGCAGATCCGGCTTCTGAAGCTGTTTCGCAGGCGGACTCGCGGCGACCCGCtcggggtgtacgtacaccgcagaCGTACGCCTTGTCGCTAGTCATGGGCCTCAGCGACGCGTCTGAGGTGTACGTGCACCTGACCGCCCCGAtccgcctgcatgcgctgcctgCCGCGACAGGAACGACGAAGCTTTTCACTGCGTCGCTGCTGCTCCAGCAGCTTCAGCTCCAAGAGCAAAAGCGGCTCTTCGATTCTTCGCACAAGTGCGCCGCTGCactcgacgcatgcacggccGAGCTCGCCGAAGCTGCTGCGACTCGCGAGCGCCAGCAGCGCCGGCTTCTGCGCGGCATGTGCCTGCTTCTGAAttcgaagaaaaagcgactTCGCGAGCTAGAGCGCGAACTCGAGGACCAGAtgaaaatgcatgcatcctCGGGACACCCTGCGGCCTCTGCGGCGTCCTCGGGGCTGAACAAGGATGCAAAAGAAACTCCGCTACATCGAGAAGCGAGCTCGAAAGAAGGATGTGATGACGAGACAGACCGTGAGGAAGGCGCAGAGGTGGCGTCGTCCAAGAACGGACGAATCAGGGGAGAGGCGGGGTTCCACCTTGCGTCTTCGCAGGTGGAACCATCAGGACTCAAACTCTCCGGTCGGGCCGACGGACGGCAGGAACGGTGGGGAGGGCCTGAACGACGACCCCCTTCGCTTTCCGGGGAAACAACGTCTCGCCAGGTGCTCCCTgagaggagcgaggagaatCCGACAACAGACGCAGGACCGCCAGGAGCAGAGTCGCATGGAGAGGACAGCGAGCGCGAGACTGtcgcagaagaggacgaagtgGACGAGTGCCTCCGATGGGTGGCGCGGGAGGTGGGCTGGCGACCAAAGAAGCGGAAGCTCGTGAACATGAAGAAACacgaggacagagaggaacagggAAGCGCGGaggggcgagaagagaacgcgacaaGAGTGGCTGAGGAGACACATGGGCAACCCGTTCCAAACGGGGACAGCGAAAGCGGAAGTAGTCAACAGtcaacggagacaggcccCGGCTTGGAGGGACGCCGGGACGCTCCCTCTAGGTCCGGCGTACGCGCTCTGGATGTCTCCACGTCGAGTCCGATTTCCGTCCTTTCCTCCGAGGCGagctcctcgccttctcgcgccgCGCCGCCTGCTCGGAGTCTGCAGTCGGAGGGTATGTTGGAGGTGAGAGACAAGGACAAGTTTGCGGCTGCCTTTGCGTTAATTGACGTGAAGAAGGAACCCGCGAGTGAGAGCGAGGACGTGCAGCTAGCcgaagctggagaggaggaagacccCCCTGGGGTCCGGGCATCGAGAGCTCCAACGCGTCAGCTGCGCTCGCGGAGAAGGGAGCGACGGCGCGTGGAGGagagtgaaggagaagcgtctggtggcgagaaggaggatCAGCCCCGGGAGGCAGGTCTGCCGCCACAGAGCGGAGCAAGGAAGAGGTTGAGGTTGAGGCGGAGGCACTCAGCGaacgcgtggagagaagcgcgtttGCCGAGTTTCGCTTCCCCGGGTGGGTTGGATGGTTCGCGGAGGAAcagccgagagagcgagaacgcgaCCGCGGGGCCaccagaagaaagcgacagttTAGAGGAAACGCAGTGTCTgggagagacactcgaggGGAACTTGACAGATGGAAACAGCCACGACTCTGAAACGAAGAAAGGTGGAAGAAGGCCGCGCAGACGCAGGGGCtag
- a CDS encoding hypothetical protein (encoded by transcript TGME49_312840), with product METEPPALPSGRLRELSVFLDGDARGEAALLREKKRLAATSFEPEPGVCTPDAAVTSPPIRYETTLFSSLPGSPSVAAEPLDSTSPDTALETKVFLEAQSRRLSLASFDPTSLFLRSPPLSSLSSSSSRCSSSSCSSSSPSSSSSSASSASSSVHSPRKSIETLSSPSGASSVYRQPRANERPSMKRQRPPALVVPSVVRHGGADPREKTGGEPSPQRVSPQRVSPQRVSPQRGQHSRSLPPLPPSTSQRMPDRSAPSVASPRSLVSTKGAAKGAPKERTPVRDELSKRKERNADLRANSAAKAALSFASNLVSSSPGESSSDAGSEENVKVSPRKKKGGSADALAPSSLGETSTSLLEKESCGAKEERCGVKKPGESRGRGATRTCMRLTVCQQTAPAPRSPPPPRPHLILPAVLGDPIFSVDLDAGVGVVAGSLLGRVSAHLFGRQGQPSGDSGVSAPCSPPLALLFASPAKAKRASFSRQRVKRFLEAMPGTESFASVKNAAEKTRRVAYSVLWNSLHPTAVTRPPPLHPHCYCQESEKKKVQETAEEREERESKARQEDRREREPRGAEGPEGNADETYANGIRRGGKATAGRRSDGGESEETGRKAKGGRSRGGRGTGQTETEVEGCLENGEVESKVEMRLRDWRRMRTLLAPLLPLRMFKRKKTEKKEEEASCLCTTLLGLFVLFAAYGDDACSCVSISPTCTYAVFGMNEIVRWGSDSLKCLGGERVSPSQFAPHRASHSSTTFFVSRHPLRASRRSLTEGGRIFAGGGGVGMVISLGCDAYADLQRFFCIPLWKSLEANSMVVVDFDGTFLLCVMGDCISRFRYFYLVDLRGACSREFKENYGWAASRKNLVHKFVAYRREAPKHFALAKLFRNSFVLVCEDSSANRIAVYDASASILQHSKERQRHAEEVRRKRECQSKEEDAELEDLPPWDEDALCDDAAEGGSWDADNFDPTKNPVMPIDRASPVHTFLGHLTSIVAVDASREDDLLLSLGSDAKLFLWRWKFTAPLMVFDCSPASFSLGWPWVLVSHEDMVAFSCDHGVYAMQLSRNTQPRSRRMPLSRSGKNVSSLTGGDIKREVTGTVPAAETEPCTRGN from the exons ATGGAGACAGAGCCGCCGGCTCTTCCCTCAGGACGCCTTCGGGAACTGTCCGTCTTtctcgacggagacgcgaggggAGAGGCTGCGTtgctgagagagaagaaacgccttGCAGCGACCAGCTTTGAGCCTGAgccaggtgtctgtacacctgacGCAGCTGTCACCTCGCCTCCGATTCGCTACGAAACGacactgttttcttcgctgcctgGAAGCCCCAGCGTAGCTGCAGAGCCGCTCGACTCTACCTCTCCTGACACAGCTCTTGAGACGAAGGTCTTTCTGGAGGCGCAGTCTCGACGCCTCTCGCTTGCTTCCTTCGACCccacttctctcttcctcaggtctccccctctttcttctctctcctcgagttcttctcgctgttcatcttcttcctgttcgtcttcttccccttcttcgtcttcttcgtctgcttcgtccgcttcgtcttctgtccaCTCGCCTCGCAAGTCGATAGagactctctcttctccctctgggGCTTCTTCAGTGTACAGACAACCGCGAGCGAACGAGAGGCCCAGCATGAAGCGGCAGCGGCCGCCTGCGCTTGTCGTGCCTTCGGTGGTTCGCCATGGGGGCGCGGAtcctcgagagaaaacgggggGAGAGCCTTCTCCGCAGCGCGTCTCCCCgcagcgcgtctctccgcagcgcgtctctccgcagCGCGGCCAGCACTCACGTTCTCTCCCGCCGCTGCCTCCATCGACAAGCCAGCGGATGCCCGACAGATCCGCACCCTCGGTCGCCTCACCGCGTTCTCTTGTCTCGACGAAAGGCGCCGCGAAGGGGGCACCGAAGGAACGCACTCCTGTTCGCGACGAACtctcgaagagaaaagagagaaacgcagatcTGCGAGCTAACTCAGCTGCCAAGGCAGCCTTGAGCTTCGCTTCGAACTTAGTGTCGAGTTCTCCTGGTGAGTCGTCGTCGGATGCGGGGTCGGAAGAGAATGTGAAGGTCTccccgaggaagaagaagggcggTTCCGCCGATGCGCTGGCGCCTTCGAGTTTGGGAGAGACGTCCACTTCTCtcctggagaaggagagctgcggcgcgaaggaggagagatgCGGTGTGAAGAAGCCTGGAGAGtcgcgaggcagaggcgcaactcgcacctgcatgcgtttgacGGTCTGTCAGCAGACCGCGCCGGCGCCGCGGTCGCCTCCTCCACCACGTCCGCATTTGATTCTTCCAGCTGTCTTGGGCGACCCGATTTTCAGTGTGGATTTGGATGCAGGcgtcggcgtcgtcgctgGCAGTTTGCTTGGGCGGGTGTCTGCTCACCTCTTTGGTCGCCAGGGGCAGCCGTCTGGCgactcgggtgtctctgcaccGTGCTCGCCGCCCCTCGCACTTCTGTTTGCGTCTCCCGCGAAGGCAAAGCGCGCGTCGTTCTCCAGGCAGCGCGTCAAGAGATTCCTCGAGGCCATGCCGGGAACAGAGAGTTTCGCGAGCGTGAAAAACGCggcggagaaaacgcggcGCGTAGCCTATAGCGTCCTCTGGAACTCTCTTCATCCGACAGCCGTCACACGGCCTCCGCCTCTGCATCCGCACTGCTACTGccaagagagcgagaagaagaaggtgcaAGAAACtgcggaggagagggaggagagggagagcaagGCGAGGCAAGAAGAccgacgagagagggagcCCAGAGGGGCGGAAGGGCCAGAAGGGAACGCAGACGAGACTTACGCGAACGGAATTCGTCGCGGAGGAAAAGCGACGGCGGGGAGGAGAAGTGACGGcggggagagcgaagaaactggaagaaaggcgaaaggagGTCGCAGCaggggaggacgaggaacggggcagacggagacggaggTCGAGGGATGCTTGGAGAACGGGGAAGTGGAGAGCAAAGTCGAGATGCGGCTTCGAGATTGGCGCCGCATGCGGACACTGCTTGCGCCGCTTTTGCCTTTGCGAATgttcaaaagaaaaaaaacggagaagaaagaggaggaagcgagctgtctctgcacgaCTCTCCTTGGActgttcgtcctcttcgcggCCTACGGCGATGACGCTTGCTCTTGCGTCAGCATCAGTCCAACGTGTACCTACGCAGTCTTCGGGATGAACGAA ATCGTTCGGTGGGGAAGCGACTCCCTCAAATGTCTCGGCGGCGAACGCGTCTCGCCCTCGCAATTCGCGCCTCACAGAGCTTCTCACAGTTCTACAACTTTCTTCGTCAGTCGCCACcctcttcgcgcctctcggAGATCTCTGACAGAGGGAGGACGCATTTTcgctggaggcggaggcgtcGGCATGGTGATTTCTCTGG GCTGCGACGCCTACGCCGATCTGCAGAGATTCTTTTGCATTCCTCTCTGGAAAAGCTTGGAGGCGAACTCGATGGTCGTCGTTGACTTCGACGGCACCTTCCTTCT GTGCGTGATGGGAGACTGCATCTCGCGCTTTCGCTACTTCTACCTCGTGGATCTgcgcggcgcatgcagccgagAATTCAAAGAGAACTACGG CTGGGCGGCGTCGCGTAAGAACTTGGTGCACAAGTTCGTGGCATACAGACGGGAGGCGCCGAAACACTTCGCGCTGGCGAAGCTTTTCCGCAACTCGTTCGTGCTCGTTTGCGAGGACAGCTCCGCAAACCGGATCGCGGTCTACGACGCCTCTGCCTCGATTCTCCAACACAGCAAAGAACGGCAGAGACATGCCGAGGAAGTTCGCCGCAAGCGAGAATGCCAGagcaaagaagaggacgcagagctCGAGGATCTGCCACCCTGGGATGAAGACGCCCTCTGCGACGACGCCGCAGAGGGCGGCAGCTGGGACGCCGACAACTTCGACCCAACGAAGAACCCAGTCATGCCCATCGATCGCGCATCTCCCGTG cacACTTTCTTGGGGCACTTGACATCGATCGTGGCTGTGGATGCCAGCCGAGAGGACGATCTGCTCCTCTCGCTCGGCTCCGACGCGAAACTGTTTCTCTGGCGATGGAAATTCACTGCCCCCCTCATGGTCTTCGACTGTTCTCCGGCTTCCTTCAGTCTCG GCTGGCCTTGGGTTCTCGTGAGTCATGAGGACATGGTCGCCTTCTCTTGTGACCAT GGTGTTTACGCGATGCAGCTGTCGCGCAACACGCAGCCGAGGTCGAGACGGAtgcctctgtctcggtcAGGGAAAAACGTTTCGAGTTTGACAGGCGGGGATATCAAGAGAGAGGTAACGGGGACTGTCCCAGCAGCGGAAACAGAGCCGTGCACGCGCGGGAACTAG